A part of Reinekea thalattae genomic DNA contains:
- a CDS encoding ABC transporter ATP-binding protein has product MSVHAKQPRLSLRGITKQYPGCLANDDIHLDIDAGEIHALLGENGAGKSTLMKVIYGLVKPDQGEVFWNGESVTIKDPAHARQMGIGMVFQHFSLFDTLTVTENIALALGKKTAGDLSALAEKITSISKKYGMEIQPNRQVHSLSVGERQRVEIVRCLVQDIKLLILDEPTSVLTPQEVESLFVTLRKLAQEGCSILFISHKLHEVKALCQKATVLRGGRVSGSCDTEHEDASSLAKMMVGDDTPISAAFTKKLGTKKVLEVAKLNQTSDAAFGIDLKNIDFSVHAGEIVGIAGVAGNGQEELLASLSGETLTANNTVSFNRIDVSKLTPEKRRALGLGFVPEERLGRGAVPSMSLTKNALLTGFLTGIVKKGMISWHKTQAFAEKIISEYSVKASGQHAEAKSLSGGNLQKFIIGREILQNPKILIASHPTWGVDIGAATAIHNALIRLRDQGAAIVVISEDIDELFLISDRIGAICDGQLSKLVPTEQTTIEILGRQMAGDLTAAAN; this is encoded by the coding sequence GTGTCCGTACATGCAAAACAACCGCGACTAAGTTTACGCGGCATCACTAAGCAGTATCCCGGCTGCTTAGCCAATGACGATATACATCTGGATATCGACGCAGGCGAAATTCACGCCCTGCTTGGGGAAAACGGCGCAGGTAAAAGTACGCTAATGAAGGTCATCTATGGCCTAGTGAAACCTGACCAAGGCGAGGTTTTTTGGAACGGCGAATCTGTCACTATTAAAGATCCGGCTCATGCACGTCAAATGGGTATCGGCATGGTGTTTCAGCATTTCTCTTTGTTCGACACTCTAACCGTCACAGAAAATATCGCATTAGCTTTAGGCAAAAAAACAGCTGGCGACCTGTCTGCTCTGGCCGAAAAAATCACCAGTATTTCAAAAAAATACGGCATGGAGATTCAACCCAATCGCCAAGTACATAGTCTTTCGGTCGGCGAACGTCAGCGTGTCGAAATTGTTCGCTGTTTAGTCCAAGACATTAAATTACTTATTTTAGATGAACCAACCTCAGTACTGACACCGCAAGAAGTTGAGTCGCTGTTTGTGACGCTTCGAAAATTAGCGCAAGAAGGTTGCTCTATTTTATTTATTAGTCACAAATTGCATGAAGTAAAAGCTCTGTGCCAAAAAGCAACCGTGTTGCGTGGCGGTCGAGTGTCTGGCAGTTGCGACACAGAACATGAAGACGCCAGCAGCCTTGCTAAGATGATGGTCGGTGACGACACACCGATCAGCGCAGCCTTTACTAAAAAGCTCGGCACAAAAAAAGTATTGGAAGTCGCCAAGCTTAACCAAACCAGTGATGCGGCCTTTGGCATCGATTTAAAAAACATCGACTTTAGCGTCCATGCTGGTGAAATTGTTGGTATTGCAGGTGTTGCCGGTAACGGCCAAGAAGAATTGCTGGCCAGCCTCAGTGGTGAAACTCTGACTGCCAATAATACCGTCAGCTTTAATCGCATTGATGTCTCTAAATTAACACCCGAAAAACGCCGCGCTTTAGGTTTAGGCTTTGTCCCAGAAGAGCGACTAGGCCGTGGAGCAGTGCCGAGCATGAGCCTGACTAAGAATGCTTTATTAACTGGCTTTTTAACCGGCATCGTTAAAAAAGGCATGATCAGCTGGCATAAAACTCAAGCCTTTGCCGAAAAAATCATCAGCGAATATTCAGTAAAGGCTTCTGGCCAGCATGCCGAAGCCAAAAGCCTTTCTGGCGGTAACTTGCAGAAATTTATTATTGGCCGAGAAATTTTGCAGAACCCAAAAATTCTCATTGCTTCTCACCCGACTTGGGGCGTCGACATTGGTGCCGCCACAGCGATTCACAATGCTTTAATTAGATTGCGCGATCAGGGTGCAGCCATCGTGGTGATTTCTGAAGATATCGACGAACTGTTTTTAATTTCTGACCGCATCGGTGCGATCTGCGATGGGCAGCTATCGAAACTTGTCCCTACAGAGCAAACCACCATCGAAATTCTAGGCCGACAGATGGCCGGCGACCTCACGGCCGCAGCCAACTAA
- a CDS encoding isopenicillin N synthase family dioxygenase, protein MHIPLIDISPLYQETETANKFSVAQAIDKACQESGFFYVTGHPISQQRIIEMRQLAEQFFSLPAEQKQKISIKFSNNHRGYGETAAEQLDPNQPTDWKESFDMGLNLAPDHALVGKDRPLYGPNQYPESIADFQEKMERHYWDMLALGKKILSAIALALDIDETFFDDKFDHPLSVLRFLHYPPRVKQENNAQPIGAGAHTDYGCITILWQDELGGLQVQDVNGQWVDAPPIADSFVINIGNMMARWSNDRYKSTPHRVYSPSGKERYSMPFFVEPDFDTNISCLPNCKPENEEPKYQPISAGDWMIYCFNATYAYRNDAEKS, encoded by the coding sequence ATGCATATCCCTCTGATCGACATATCGCCGCTTTACCAAGAAACCGAAACCGCCAATAAATTTTCAGTGGCCCAAGCCATCGATAAAGCGTGCCAAGAAAGCGGCTTCTTTTACGTCACTGGCCATCCTATTAGTCAACAACGCATCATAGAAATGCGCCAGTTAGCTGAGCAGTTTTTTTCCTTGCCGGCAGAGCAAAAGCAAAAAATTTCCATCAAGTTCTCGAACAACCACCGAGGTTATGGCGAAACAGCCGCCGAGCAACTTGACCCTAACCAGCCAACCGATTGGAAAGAATCTTTTGATATGGGCCTAAACCTCGCGCCAGATCATGCGCTAGTAGGAAAAGACCGCCCACTTTACGGCCCTAACCAATACCCAGAATCGATTGCCGATTTCCAAGAAAAAATGGAACGCCACTACTGGGATATGTTAGCGCTTGGTAAAAAGATTTTAAGTGCCATCGCCCTTGCGCTGGATATCGACGAAACATTTTTTGATGATAAATTTGATCATCCGCTCAGCGTACTGCGCTTCCTACATTATCCGCCGCGCGTAAAGCAAGAAAACAACGCCCAACCGATTGGCGCAGGCGCGCACACAGACTATGGTTGCATAACCATTCTTTGGCAGGACGAGCTAGGTGGTTTGCAAGTGCAGGATGTCAATGGTCAATGGGTCGACGCTCCACCTATTGCCGATAGCTTCGTGATTAATATTGGCAATATGATGGCGCGATGGAGTAACGACCGCTACAAATCGACTCCGCATCGAGTCTATAGCCCTTCTGGTAAAGAACGCTATTCCATGCCGTTTTTTGTAGAACCCGATTTCGATACCAACATCAGCTGTTTACCTAACTGTAAACCTGAAAATGAAGAACCTAAGTACCAGCCTATTTCGGCCGGCGACTGGATGATTTACTGTTTTAACGCGACCTATGCTTACCGTAACGACGCGGAAAAAAGCTAA
- a CDS encoding BMP family ABC transporter substrate-binding protein, producing MKSRHFQKRLAGLTTAIVSSALILAGCSSDDSADASSAAAAEPTKVGFVYVGPIGDHGWSYQHDQGRLSVEEYFGDKVETTYVENVAEGADAERVIANLAKAGNDIIFTTSFGFMNPTEKVSKQFPDVKFEHATGYKMTDNMGTYVSKTYEGRYVAGYVAAKMTETNKIGYIASFPIPEVIRDINTVQLALTKYNPEAELKIIWVNSWFDPGKEADAANAMMDQGVDVILQHTDSPAAMQAAERRGMWAVGQASDMSSFGPNAHLLSVIDEWAPHYINQTQAVMDGTWEPKAAVEGMKEGAIVIPSFNEKIPADIVAHAEELIAGIQDGSIYPWTGPLKDNKGELKIADGVKYSWHELETMNWYVEGINGEIPN from the coding sequence ATGAAATCACGTCACTTTCAAAAACGTTTAGCAGGCTTAACCACAGCCATTGTTAGCTCAGCGTTAATTTTAGCTGGCTGCTCAAGCGATGACTCAGCAGACGCAAGCAGTGCCGCTGCTGCAGAACCTACCAAAGTAGGTTTTGTTTATGTTGGTCCGATTGGAGATCACGGCTGGTCTTACCAACACGACCAAGGTCGTTTATCAGTTGAAGAATATTTTGGCGATAAAGTTGAAACAACTTACGTTGAAAATGTAGCCGAAGGTGCTGACGCTGAACGCGTTATTGCTAACCTTGCAAAAGCAGGTAATGACATTATTTTCACCACCTCTTTCGGTTTCATGAACCCAACTGAAAAAGTTTCTAAGCAATTCCCTGACGTTAAGTTTGAACACGCGACTGGCTACAAAATGACTGACAACATGGGGACTTATGTTAGTAAGACTTATGAAGGTCGTTATGTTGCTGGTTACGTTGCTGCAAAAATGACCGAAACAAATAAAATCGGTTACATTGCTTCATTCCCAATCCCAGAAGTAATTCGTGATATCAACACCGTGCAATTAGCATTGACTAAGTACAACCCAGAAGCAGAACTTAAAATTATTTGGGTGAACAGCTGGTTCGATCCAGGTAAAGAAGCCGATGCTGCAAACGCGATGATGGATCAGGGTGTTGACGTTATTCTACAGCACACTGACTCACCTGCTGCAATGCAAGCGGCTGAGCGTCGTGGCATGTGGGCAGTTGGTCAAGCATCTGACATGTCTTCATTCGGCCCGAACGCACACCTACTTTCTGTTATTGACGAGTGGGCTCCTCACTACATTAACCAAACTCAAGCCGTTATGGACGGAACTTGGGAGCCAAAAGCTGCGGTTGAAGGTATGAAAGAAGGCGCGATCGTAATTCCAAGCTTTAACGAAAAAATCCCTGCCGATATTGTTGCCCATGCAGAAGAGCTTATTGCTGGCATTCAAGATGGCAGTATTTACCCATGGACTGGTCCTTTAAAAGACAACAAGGGTGAGTTAAAAATTGCTGACGGCGTCAAGTACAGCTGGCACGAACTAGAAACCATGAACTGGTATGTTGAAGGCATCAATGGAGAAATTCCAAACTAA